In the genome of Leeuwenhoekiella sp. MAR_2009_132, one region contains:
- a CDS encoding glutamine synthetase beta-grasp domain-containing protein: protein MGKSKLEYIWLDGYSPTANLRSKTKVEDDFSGKLEDCSVWSFDGSSTKQAEGGSSDCLLKPVAIYPDPARRDGYLVMTEVLNADGTPHESNYRAQIDDDDNDFWFGFEQEYFIMDKNTQLPLGFPVGGYPGPQGMYYCSVGGKNTHGRAFVEEHADLCIDAGLNFEGINQEVASGQWEFQLFAKGAKKAGDEIWVARYLLQRLTEDYGYYIEFHPKPIKGDWNGSGMHANFSNTTLRTAGSKDVYDTICEAFRPVVKEHIEVYGEFNDQRLTGKHETASISDFSYGVSDRGASIRIPIIAVERGWKGWLEDRRPASNGDPYRIAGRIVKTVKGAEAKL, encoded by the coding sequence ATGGGCAAATCAAAATTAGAGTATATCTGGTTAGATGGTTATTCGCCAACTGCCAATCTAAGAAGTAAAACCAAAGTTGAAGATGATTTTAGTGGAAAACTAGAAGATTGTTCAGTATGGTCTTTTGACGGTTCTTCAACTAAGCAAGCTGAAGGTGGATCTTCTGATTGCTTGCTAAAGCCCGTAGCTATATATCCTGATCCTGCACGCAGAGACGGTTATTTAGTAATGACTGAAGTTCTAAATGCAGACGGTACTCCACACGAGTCTAACTATAGAGCACAAATTGACGATGACGATAATGATTTCTGGTTCGGTTTTGAGCAGGAATATTTTATAATGGATAAAAACACACAACTTCCTTTAGGTTTCCCTGTAGGTGGTTATCCTGGTCCTCAAGGTATGTATTACTGTTCAGTAGGTGGTAAAAACACACACGGTAGAGCTTTCGTAGAAGAGCACGCAGATTTATGTATCGATGCAGGTCTTAACTTTGAAGGTATCAACCAGGAGGTTGCAAGTGGCCAATGGGAATTCCAACTTTTTGCTAAAGGTGCTAAAAAGGCAGGAGATGAAATTTGGGTAGCGCGTTACTTATTACAACGTCTAACTGAAGATTACGGGTATTATATAGAATTCCACCCAAAACCTATTAAAGGTGACTGGAATGGTTCTGGAATGCACGCAAACTTCTCAAACACAACATTGAGAACTGCTGGTTCTAAGGATGTTTATGACACGATTTGTGAAGCATTTAGACCTGTAGTTAAAGAGCATATAGAAGTTTATGGCGAGTTTAACGATCAGCGTTTAACCGGGAAACATGAGACTGCTTCTATAAGCGATTTCTCTTATGGTGTATCAGATAGAGGAGCGTCTATACGTATTCCTATTATTGCTGTTGAAAGAGGTTGGAAAGGATGGTTAGAAGATCGTCGTCCTGCTTCTAACGGTGACCCATACCGTATTGCCGGTAGAATTGTTAAAACTGTAAAAGGAGCTGAAGCTAAATTATAG
- a CDS encoding DUF1599 domain-containing protein, with the protein MKQTSTQYDAVITTCRNLFSKKMNDYGSAWRILRLPSLTDQIFIKAQRIRGLQQNAVHKVDEDEASEFIGIINYSVMALIQLDRGVVDQPDLDLDEALKLYDKHVAITKNLMENKNHDYGEAWRDMRISSLTDLILQKLLRVKQIEDNKGKTLVSEGIDANYQDMLNYAVFALILMEEGSAKQ; encoded by the coding sequence ATGAAGCAGACTTCGACACAATACGACGCGGTAATTACCACCTGTCGTAATTTATTTTCTAAAAAAATGAATGACTACGGAAGTGCGTGGCGCATATTGAGACTTCCGTCATTGACAGATCAAATTTTTATTAAAGCACAACGTATACGTGGGCTTCAGCAAAATGCTGTACATAAAGTAGATGAAGACGAAGCTTCAGAATTTATAGGAATCATAAATTACTCGGTAATGGCGTTGATACAACTAGATCGTGGAGTGGTAGATCAACCCGATTTAGATCTTGATGAAGCGTTAAAGTTGTATGATAAACATGTAGCTATCACTAAAAATCTAATGGAAAATAAAAATCACGATTATGGTGAGGCCTGGCGTGATATGCGTATTAGTTCATTAACAGATCTTATTTTACAAAAATTATTACGGGTAAAGCAAATAGAAGATAACAAAGGCAAAACCCTGGTTTCTGAAGGGATAGATGCAAATTACCAGGACATGCTTAACTACGCAGTATTTGCCTTAATATTAATGGAAGAAGGTTCCGCAAAACAATAA
- a CDS encoding CsgE family curli-type amyloid fiber assembly protein, whose protein sequence is MQILSNIIVYKKSILFLIFCVLTNPVIGQFLNKEIEAKIIVDQNSEFFTIRAIAENKTFADRSLQYEFSAFKSDSLKKISKNTQEGRFVIGANEKKELAESILNSSERNRVIILLVIYDENKKPLGQDRVVFNDIEENEELTISRPVPESSKIEISKETSLSQDGFEIEGLIIENSITKVGRDFYQLFYSKYFLSGLKSNKNIIITESPGRSRNTRISIKVDNQLVWQFFSNPSRDYLERQANATLNSVLQQLQNLERIKDEFIRY, encoded by the coding sequence ATGCAAATTTTATCTAACATAATAGTATATAAAAAATCAATTTTATTTTTGATTTTTTGTGTTTTAACCAATCCGGTAATAGGACAATTTTTAAATAAAGAAATTGAAGCAAAAATTATCGTAGATCAAAACAGTGAATTTTTTACAATAAGAGCAATTGCAGAAAACAAAACTTTTGCAGATCGAAGTTTACAATATGAGTTTTCAGCATTTAAAAGCGATTCTTTAAAAAAGATTTCTAAAAATACACAGGAGGGACGCTTTGTGATAGGAGCTAATGAAAAAAAAGAATTAGCAGAATCAATTTTAAACTCTTCAGAACGTAACAGGGTAATTATCCTATTAGTTATTTATGATGAAAATAAAAAACCACTTGGACAAGACCGGGTAGTTTTTAATGATATTGAAGAAAACGAAGAGTTGACAATTTCTAGACCTGTTCCGGAATCTAGTAAAATTGAAATTTCTAAAGAGACATCTTTGAGTCAAGATGGTTTTGAAATAGAAGGCTTAATTATTGAAAATAGCATAACCAAAGTGGGGCGTGATTTTTATCAATTATTTTATTCAAAATATTTCTTGTCAGGATTAAAATCAAATAAAAATATTATCATCACTGAAAGTCCAGGTAGAAGCAGAAATACAAGGATTTCAATAAAAGTAGATAATCAATTAGTATGGCAATTTTTTTCAAATCCATCTAGAGATTATTTAGAACGACAAGCAAATGCAACACTTAATAGTGTTCTGCAGCAGCTTCAAAATCTTGAACGTATTAAAGACGAGTTTATTAGATATTAG
- a CDS encoding curli production assembly/transport component CsgF, giving the protein MKKIIYIIFLAFSFSCYSQQFSYKPLNPAFGGDTFNYNWLLSSATSQNALTAKQSANETQSDLERFGDNLNRQILSQISRSLLNTQIAGIGDFQEPGTFTFGNLNVEVFEGEEGLTINILDTSTGEQTQVIVPNN; this is encoded by the coding sequence ATGAAGAAAATTATTTACATTATATTCTTGGCTTTTAGCTTTAGCTGTTACTCACAGCAATTTTCTTATAAGCCCCTTAATCCCGCTTTTGGAGGGGACACCTTTAATTATAACTGGCTATTAAGTTCAGCAACATCCCAAAATGCTTTAACTGCAAAACAAAGTGCTAATGAAACTCAATCAGATCTAGAGCGCTTTGGCGACAATTTAAATAGGCAGATTCTAAGTCAAATATCACGATCTCTGTTAAACACGCAAATTGCAGGTATCGGCGACTTTCAAGAACCCGGAACTTTCACTTTTGGCAATCTTAACGTAGAAGTCTTTGAAGGAGAAGAAGGTTTAACCATTAATATTTTAGATACATCAACAGGAGAACAAACTCAGGTCATAGTCCCCAATAATTAA
- a CDS encoding CsgG/HfaB family protein, translated as MRHFIRFAILLAVFSLHSCGAFFNQPLDQTPSHSGEFSKSTRSLLDLPAAQDPVEVAVYNFRDQTGQYKAVENGSTFSTAVTQGGTTILLKALEDSGWFIPIERENLSNLSTERNIIRNTKQEYIKNLNPNEPPLPPLKYAGVILEGGIVSYDTNIITGGIGARYFGLGGSAKYRQDRITVYLRMVSTSNGEILKTVYVSKTILSQALDANFFRFVKFQRLLEAEMGITQNEPVQIAVQDAIEKAVRALIIEGVESGYWSAKGGKAVNEELVLNYNEEKELEQSARLYERTFYEPKFNDALDVTFAATLFDGDYTEKRIGPMAKLGYSHYFNKIIGFNLNAGVFQFKSGSTYEDVYGSIDLNAQFRLLPNDKLSPYLFAGGGIILGFSDSKQALNSKKTSGKIQYGAGIEYSIMPKLGIKIFAENNITFTDEIEGVVNGKRDDFYWNFGLGLNYYFNLKSKKQN; from the coding sequence ATGAGACATTTTATACGCTTTGCTATTTTGCTAGCCGTATTTAGCCTGCATTCTTGCGGAGCCTTTTTTAATCAACCCTTAGATCAAACACCTTCTCATTCTGGAGAATTTTCAAAATCAACTAGATCCCTTCTTGATTTACCTGCAGCCCAGGATCCTGTTGAGGTAGCAGTGTATAACTTTAGAGATCAAACGGGGCAGTATAAAGCTGTAGAAAATGGTAGCACATTTAGTACTGCCGTTACACAAGGAGGGACTACCATTTTGCTTAAAGCTTTAGAAGATTCTGGATGGTTTATTCCTATTGAAAGAGAAAATTTAAGCAATCTTTCAACTGAAAGAAATATTATAAGAAATACAAAACAGGAATATATAAAAAATTTAAATCCTAATGAACCTCCATTGCCCCCTCTAAAATATGCTGGAGTAATTCTTGAAGGAGGTATTGTTTCTTATGATACAAATATAATAACAGGAGGTATTGGTGCACGATATTTTGGGTTAGGAGGATCTGCTAAATACCGGCAGGATCGTATAACAGTTTATTTAAGAATGGTTTCTACAAGTAACGGAGAGATTTTAAAAACGGTATATGTATCTAAAACAATTCTATCTCAGGCTCTTGATGCTAATTTTTTCAGATTTGTTAAATTTCAACGCTTATTAGAAGCAGAAATGGGGATTACTCAGAATGAGCCTGTTCAAATTGCAGTTCAAGATGCTATTGAGAAGGCTGTGCGCGCATTAATTATAGAAGGTGTAGAAAGTGGTTATTGGTCTGCAAAAGGTGGGAAAGCTGTAAATGAAGAGTTGGTTCTAAACTATAATGAAGAAAAAGAACTAGAACAATCTGCACGATTATACGAGCGAACATTTTATGAGCCAAAATTTAATGACGCCTTAGACGTAACATTTGCAGCTACACTATTTGATGGGGATTATACCGAAAAACGGATAGGGCCTATGGCAAAGCTGGGTTACAGCCATTATTTTAATAAAATTATAGGTTTCAATTTGAATGCAGGAGTATTTCAGTTTAAAAGCGGAAGTACTTACGAAGATGTTTATGGAAGTATCGATCTCAACGCTCAATTTAGATTACTTCCTAATGATAAGCTTTCTCCATATTTATTTGCTGGTGGAGGTATTATCTTAGGATTTAGCGATTCTAAACAGGCCTTAAATTCTAAAAAGACAAGTGGCAAAATTCAATATGGAGCAGGAATCGAATACTCGATTATGCCTAAATTAGGAATTAAGATTTTTGCAGAAAACAATATCACTTTTACAGATGAAATAGAAGGTGTAGTGAATGGTAAGAGAGATGATTTTTATTGGAATTTTGGTTTAGGTCTTAATTATTACTTCAATCTTAAATCTAAGAAACAAAATTAG
- a CDS encoding calcium/sodium antiporter has protein sequence MSIVFILVGLTLLVIGGEFLVRASVGLSFKLKLSKMVIGLTVVSFATSSPELLVSLQAALDGSPDIALGNVIGSNIANIALVLGLTAIISTLGIDNDFFKFNWPVMVLFSLGLYLALMNDRTISKLEGFILLVSLVFYLIILIRRAKKSQATQEGQNDEIDAGLSKTSYFKITVWLVIGAVALYFGSEWLVQGAKELAESVGISDYAISVTVIAIGTSVPELAASIIAALKKEKAISLGNLIGSNIFNIASVLGLTAVITPIPVIDDRILDTNMFWLLGFAIILLPLGYLPLRLELNRWKGFILFAAYCVFIGLAFS, from the coding sequence ATGAGTATTGTTTTTATTTTGGTGGGTCTCACGCTTCTGGTTATAGGAGGTGAGTTTTTAGTTAGAGCTTCTGTGGGTTTATCTTTTAAGCTTAAGCTGTCTAAAATGGTAATAGGCTTAACAGTAGTTTCGTTTGCCACCTCGTCTCCAGAATTATTAGTTAGTTTACAGGCAGCGTTAGACGGTTCGCCAGATATCGCTTTGGGCAATGTCATAGGGAGTAACATCGCAAACATTGCATTGGTTTTAGGGCTTACGGCTATTATTTCTACATTAGGAATAGATAATGATTTCTTTAAATTTAACTGGCCGGTTATGGTTTTGTTTTCTTTAGGACTCTATCTGGCACTTATGAATGACCGTACGATCTCAAAGCTAGAAGGATTTATTCTACTGGTATCTTTAGTTTTTTACCTCATTATTTTAATACGTAGGGCAAAAAAGTCACAAGCGACTCAAGAAGGGCAAAATGACGAAATTGATGCCGGTCTCTCTAAAACCTCCTATTTTAAAATTACAGTTTGGTTAGTTATTGGTGCTGTAGCTTTATATTTTGGATCAGAGTGGTTAGTACAGGGGGCTAAAGAATTAGCAGAATCTGTAGGGATAAGCGACTATGCAATTTCAGTAACTGTTATTGCAATAGGTACGAGTGTGCCAGAGCTTGCGGCTTCAATCATAGCAGCTTTAAAGAAGGAGAAGGCAATCTCGTTAGGAAACCTCATAGGGTCTAATATTTTTAATATCGCTTCAGTATTAGGATTAACGGCAGTGATAACTCCTATACCGGTAATTGATGATCGAATTCTAGATACTAATATGTTTTGGTTATTAGGTTTTGCCATTATTCTTTTGCCGCTGGGATATCTTCCCTTACGATTAGAATTAAACCGCTGGAAAGGGTTTATTCTATTTGCTGCCTATTGCGTGTTTATAGGTTTAGCTTTCAGTTAA
- a CDS encoding glutamine synthetase III, translated as MNTLRFFALKESLSRKPVFIEESERRSALYGKHVFGKHAMRQVLSVDAYDAVQDAVNTGTKIDRLMADSIAAGMKQWAISLGATHYTHWFQPLTGATAEKHDAFFECLPDGSAIEKFEGAKLVQQEPDASSFPHGGIRNTFEARGYTAWDPTSAAFILDTTLCIPTVFVSYTGEALDNKTPLLRALNAIDTSATEVAKYFNKGVTKVTATLGWEQEYFLIDSALAASRPDIMQTGRALLGHAPAKGQQLDDHYFGSIPSRALNFMKDLEQQCMLLGIPVKTRHNEVAPNQFELAPIFEEANLAVDHNSLIMDLMARVAERHKLKVLFHEKPFEGINGSGKHNNWSLATDTGVNLLSPGSTPMKNLQFLTFFINTIKAVQDYEELLRASVASASNDHRLGANEAPPAIMSVFIGKQLTKVLDELEKVSDGKLSPQEKTDLKLNVVGKIPEILLDNTDRNRTSPFAFTGNKFEFRAVGSTANCAKPMVVLNTIVAKQLKDFKIEVDSLVDKKGMKKDDAIFNILREYIKASKKIRFEGDGYSPEWESEAKKRKLSNNRTTPEALDIQLSKITTSLFEEMEVMNAVELKARHEIELEEYVKRVQIESRVLGDMARNHIIPTAIRYQNLLIENVKGLKEIFEADYKIIAKEQIKIIEQISTYIKQINEGITAMIEIRKKANQLGMKDRASMYKDSVIPFFKEIRYASDKLELLVEDKLWPLAKNRELLNLR; from the coding sequence ATGAATACTTTACGATTTTTTGCTCTTAAAGAAAGTCTTTCGAGAAAACCTGTTTTTATTGAAGAAAGTGAAAGAAGATCAGCGCTTTATGGTAAACATGTCTTTGGTAAGCATGCAATGCGCCAGGTTCTTTCTGTAGATGCCTATGATGCGGTGCAGGATGCTGTAAATACAGGTACAAAAATTGATAGATTAATGGCAGATAGTATAGCCGCAGGGATGAAGCAATGGGCTATAAGTCTTGGAGCAACACATTATACACACTGGTTTCAACCATTAACAGGAGCTACTGCAGAAAAGCACGATGCTTTTTTTGAATGTTTGCCAGACGGAAGTGCTATAGAAAAATTTGAAGGAGCAAAATTAGTTCAGCAAGAACCAGATGCTTCTTCGTTTCCACATGGGGGAATTCGTAATACCTTTGAAGCTCGAGGGTATACAGCCTGGGATCCTACTTCCGCAGCCTTTATTTTAGATACTACCTTATGTATTCCTACAGTGTTTGTTTCTTATACAGGAGAGGCCCTAGATAATAAAACTCCTTTACTAAGAGCACTTAATGCAATTGATACATCAGCGACCGAAGTTGCTAAATATTTTAATAAAGGCGTTACCAAAGTGACTGCAACTCTAGGTTGGGAGCAGGAGTATTTTCTTATAGATTCTGCTTTGGCTGCTTCACGCCCAGATATTATGCAAACCGGTCGCGCATTATTAGGTCACGCTCCCGCAAAAGGACAGCAATTAGATGATCATTATTTTGGGTCTATACCGTCAAGAGCATTAAATTTTATGAAAGATCTGGAGCAACAATGTATGCTGCTGGGTATTCCTGTTAAAACTAGGCATAATGAAGTTGCTCCAAACCAGTTTGAGCTTGCTCCGATTTTTGAAGAAGCCAATCTCGCTGTAGATCACAATTCGTTAATTATGGATTTGATGGCGCGTGTTGCAGAGCGTCATAAATTAAAAGTTCTTTTTCACGAGAAGCCCTTTGAAGGCATTAACGGAAGTGGAAAACACAATAACTGGTCACTGGCTACAGATACAGGTGTTAACCTGTTAAGTCCGGGAAGCACCCCTATGAAGAATTTACAGTTCTTGACGTTCTTTATTAACACAATAAAGGCGGTTCAGGATTATGAGGAATTGCTAAGAGCTTCAGTAGCATCGGCATCTAATGATCACAGGCTGGGAGCTAATGAAGCGCCGCCCGCAATAATGTCTGTCTTTATAGGAAAACAATTAACTAAGGTTCTTGACGAACTTGAAAAAGTATCTGACGGAAAATTGTCACCTCAGGAAAAGACAGATTTAAAACTGAATGTAGTAGGTAAAATTCCTGAAATTTTACTGGATAATACAGATCGTAACCGTACCTCGCCTTTTGCGTTTACAGGAAATAAATTTGAGTTTAGAGCTGTAGGATCTACCGCAAATTGCGCTAAGCCAATGGTCGTTTTAAATACCATCGTTGCTAAACAATTAAAAGATTTTAAGATTGAAGTAGACTCCCTTGTAGATAAGAAAGGAATGAAAAAAGACGATGCCATTTTTAATATTCTTAGAGAATATATAAAGGCATCTAAGAAAATTCGTTTTGAAGGAGATGGTTACAGTCCAGAGTGGGAGTCTGAAGCTAAAAAGCGAAAATTAAGTAATAACCGAACCACGCCTGAGGCTCTAGATATTCAGCTTTCAAAAATCACCACATCATTGTTTGAGGAGATGGAGGTTATGAATGCGGTTGAACTGAAAGCACGTCATGAGATAGAACTCGAAGAGTATGTGAAACGTGTACAAATAGAAAGTAGAGTTTTAGGTGATATGGCAAGAAATCATATAATTCCTACAGCAATTAGATATCAGAATTTACTCATCGAGAATGTTAAAGGTTTAAAAGAAATTTTTGAAGCAGACTATAAAATTATAGCGAAAGAGCAGATTAAAATTATTGAGCAAATCTCTACGTATATCAAACAAATTAATGAGGGTATTACAGCAATGATAGAAATACGTAAAAAAGCTAATCAATTAGGAATGAAAGACCGGGCTTCTATGTACAAAGACTCTGTAATTCCTTTTTTTAAAGAAATACGTTATGCCTCAGATAAATTAGAATTATTAGTCGAAGACAAATTATGGCCTCTTGCTAAAAACAGAGAATTATTGAATCTTCGTTAA
- a CDS encoding carboxypeptidase regulatory-like domain-containing protein — protein MRNIIYIYILFIGIFSIGCSEDTISEIGTGKLAGTVVEQSSNIPLANVKISTNPASSTTFSDDEGNFQLDEISSGSYSVQAELEGYATAFEAAAVTVGGISNVVFELKTASDNNKSPLTPNLLYPEDGDIIFTSDIEFVWSSASSDNDDISYILQLRNGRTNSSEIYTIVNDTTFSVSNLELGTSYFWQIAADDSINDKVQSSISQFQTDLNEDFNFLFTRLQDGNSVIYAGSSKDFGVEFQVTSSSTNSYRPRKNLDVNKMAFLRTSGGVTNIFTANLDGTDLKQITSSIPVNGFRLDEIDFAWAVNGSKIYYPSFDKLYSVDATGGGTRLIYQTTDGSFITEVSTTDFNNNVIALKTNNSSGYGVKIFTLNLNTKTIERTILENVNGAAGGLGLNANASQLIYSRDISGSENDQYRIFQSRLFLYDFNTGLSTQLETDVALGENELDPIFSPSEGSIAFTRVKNNIGATPSIYNYIFNDNSGDDDQLLFLNAAMPDWEE, from the coding sequence ATGAGAAATATTATATATATATACATTCTTTTTATAGGCATTTTTTCTATAGGATGCAGTGAAGATACAATTAGTGAAATAGGAACTGGTAAATTAGCAGGTACAGTTGTAGAACAAAGTTCAAATATCCCTCTTGCAAATGTCAAAATCTCTACAAACCCGGCGTCAAGTACTACATTTTCTGATGATGAGGGCAATTTTCAGTTAGATGAAATCTCTTCAGGTTCATATTCTGTTCAAGCTGAACTAGAAGGTTATGCCACAGCTTTTGAAGCAGCTGCGGTAACAGTAGGAGGGATAAGCAATGTTGTTTTTGAATTAAAAACAGCTTCAGATAATAACAAGTCTCCTTTGACGCCAAATTTACTGTATCCAGAAGATGGTGATATAATATTTACATCTGATATAGAGTTTGTATGGTCTTCTGCATCTAGTGATAATGATGATATATCCTATATCTTACAGTTAAGAAATGGCAGAACTAATAGTTCTGAAATATATACAATTGTAAATGATACTACATTTAGTGTGTCTAACTTAGAATTAGGAACTAGTTATTTTTGGCAGATAGCAGCAGATGATTCAATAAACGATAAAGTTCAAAGCTCTATAAGCCAGTTTCAAACAGATTTAAATGAAGATTTTAACTTCTTATTTACACGCCTTCAAGATGGTAACTCTGTCATATATGCTGGATCTTCTAAGGACTTTGGAGTCGAATTTCAGGTTACATCTAGTTCTACTAATAGTTATAGGCCCAGAAAAAATTTAGACGTCAATAAAATGGCCTTTTTAAGAACTTCTGGAGGGGTTACTAATATATTCACTGCTAACTTAGATGGTACAGATTTAAAACAAATTACCTCATCCATACCTGTAAATGGCTTCAGATTAGACGAAATAGATTTCGCGTGGGCAGTAAATGGTTCTAAAATTTACTATCCTAGTTTTGATAAACTTTATAGCGTTGATGCTACAGGAGGAGGAACAAGACTTATTTATCAAACCACAGATGGTAGTTTTATAACCGAGGTGAGTACTACAGATTTTAACAATAATGTGATAGCACTCAAAACAAATAATTCTAGTGGATATGGGGTTAAAATTTTTACCTTAAACCTAAATACAAAAACTATAGAGCGTACAATTCTTGAAAATGTTAATGGCGCAGCAGGAGGATTAGGTTTAAATGCTAATGCTTCGCAATTAATTTATTCTAGAGATATTAGTGGATCTGAAAACGACCAATATCGTATTTTTCAAAGTAGATTATTTTTATATGATTTTAACACGGGTCTATCAACTCAATTAGAGACAGATGTAGCTTTAGGAGAGAATGAACTTGACCCTATATTCTCTCCATCTGAAGGTTCTATTGCTTTTACACGAGTAAAAAATAATATAGGAGCGACTCCTTCTATTTATAATTATATTTTTAATGATAATTCTGGAGACGATGATCAACTCTTATTTTTAAACGCAGCAATGCCAGATTGGGAAGAATAA
- the folP gene encoding dihydropteroate synthase produces the protein MKSINCKGTLIDLSKPKVMGILNVTPDSFFDGGNYSSDSKLLNQTEKMLKEGATFIDVGAYSSRPGATDISVDEEQKRLLPVIESILKHFPATLLSIDTFRAEVARKAIDTGAAIINDISAGMLDEQMLTTVADLQVPYIMMHMKGTPQTMAGLAYYDDVLKEVLFYLSERVAAARELGVNDLILDPGFGFGKISTHNFELLNNAEKFEITGLPFLIGISRKGMIYKTLDISAAEALNGTTVLNTIALQKGASILRVHDVREAVQAIKLLEVLSN, from the coding sequence ATGAAAAGCATTAACTGTAAAGGAACACTTATAGATCTTTCAAAACCGAAAGTGATGGGAATTCTTAATGTTACCCCAGATTCTTTTTTTGATGGAGGTAATTACTCTAGTGATTCTAAACTATTGAATCAAACAGAAAAAATGCTAAAAGAAGGTGCTACTTTTATTGATGTAGGAGCATACAGTTCTAGGCCGGGAGCTACAGATATTTCTGTAGATGAAGAGCAAAAACGTCTGTTACCCGTTATAGAGTCTATTTTAAAACATTTTCCTGCAACCCTACTTTCTATAGATACCTTTAGGGCTGAAGTGGCGCGCAAAGCAATAGATACAGGTGCTGCAATAATAAATGATATTTCCGCAGGTATGCTTGATGAGCAAATGCTTACTACAGTTGCAGACTTACAAGTGCCTTACATTATGATGCATATGAAAGGTACTCCGCAAACAATGGCAGGTCTTGCGTATTATGATGATGTGCTCAAAGAAGTGCTTTTTTATCTAAGTGAACGAGTAGCCGCTGCTCGAGAATTAGGTGTAAATGACCTTATTTTAGACCCTGGATTTGGTTTTGGTAAAATCAGTACTCATAATTTTGAACTTTTAAATAATGCTGAAAAGTTTGAAATAACGGGTCTACCTTTTCTAATTGGGATTTCCAGAAAAGGAATGATTTATAAAACACTTGACATTTCTGCTGCGGAAGCTTTAAATGGTACAACGGTTCTTAACACTATCGCTTTGCAAAAGGGAGCTTCTATTCTGCGGGTGCATGATGTGAGAGAAGCCGTGCAGGCTATAAAATTACTAGAGGTACTTTCAAATTAA